A genomic segment from Acidobacteriota bacterium encodes:
- a CDS encoding GTPase produces MPANLTPQYLEAEERYKQAKDNQERMKALKEMLSTIPKHKGTEKLQADIKRRLAKLRDEMEHKKGGPGKRRVSFHVEREGAAQVAIVGPPNVGKSQLLVRLTNASIEVADYPFTTRTFHPGMMPYENIQIQLIDLPPISAEHMENWVPMIIRDADLILLMIDLSRDDFTEQIGSVGKALEAHNIKLVRSPNRIAEDDREGSKETLIVGNKIDLERARENFEELKRLYGADFPILGISASKSIHLEELKRSLFQMLNIVRVYSKPPGKEPDVSKPFIFQKGSTLLDFAGAVHRDFVQNLKFARVWGSGKFEGQRIHRDYLLTDGDIIELHTG; encoded by the coding sequence ATGCCTGCCAATTTAACGCCCCAGTACCTGGAAGCCGAGGAGCGATATAAGCAAGCCAAAGACAACCAGGAACGAATGAAAGCTCTCAAAGAGATGCTTTCCACCATCCCCAAACACAAGGGGACGGAAAAATTACAGGCCGATATCAAGAGAAGGCTGGCCAAATTGCGGGATGAGATGGAGCACAAAAAGGGAGGGCCAGGCAAGAGGCGCGTTTCTTTTCATGTGGAAAGAGAGGGAGCTGCACAGGTGGCCATTGTTGGTCCTCCCAATGTCGGGAAATCCCAACTGCTTGTCCGGTTAACGAATGCCTCAATCGAAGTCGCGGACTATCCCTTTACGACCCGCACCTTCCATCCGGGCATGATGCCCTATGAGAACATCCAGATCCAGTTGATTGATCTTCCTCCCATTTCTGCGGAGCATATGGAGAACTGGGTGCCCATGATTATCCGCGACGCCGATCTGATTCTGTTAATGATTGACTTGAGTCGCGATGATTTCACGGAACAGATCGGGTCAGTAGGAAAAGCACTGGAGGCTCATAACATCAAGCTGGTGAGGAGCCCGAACCGCATAGCGGAAGATGACCGGGAAGGCTCCAAAGAGACACTTATCGTGGGGAATAAGATTGATCTGGAAAGAGCAAGAGAGAATTTTGAGGAATTAAAAAGGCTTTATGGAGCAGATTTCCCCATCCTTGGCATCTCTGCTTCCAAATCCATTCATCTGGAAGAATTGAAGAGATCCCTGTTTCAGATGCTGAATATCGTTCGCGTCTATTCCAAACCCCCGGGGAAGGAGCCTGATGTCTCGAAGCCGTTCATTTTCCAAAAGGGAAGCACACTGCTCGACTTCGCCGGAGCTGTGCATCGGGATTTCGTCCAGAACCTGAAGTTTGCTCGCGTCTGGGGTTCCGGAAAATTTGAGGGGCAGAGGATTCACCGGGATTATCTCCTAACCGATGGTGATATCATTGAGCTGCATACCGGATGA